From Acidianus brierleyi:
TTACAAATTCATTTGCATACGGTAAGGGAGCAGTAGGTAATTCCTGAGTTTTTGTATCTATACCTTTCAATGTACCTAATAACCAAGTCTGCACATTATAATAGTATGTAGAACTAGTAGGGCTAGATATTGAACACTCTATTGCACCCCATGCCATACCACTAGGCGGTGTAGAAGCGCCAACTTCAGATCCGTAATCTGTGCTGAGATTTGAACTGTCTGCAGATACTAAATTCTGGCCAATATATGGTGCATTATATAAAGATGATCCTGATTGGCTCGCTACGCATAGTTGAAAGCCAGTAACAAAATACGGATTTAATAGATTTTTCCTTCTGTTATTTGAACGTCATCAGGTAAAGTTACGTCGAATTCATCATCTAAACCATTATCGATTGTATTTTGTAGTGTATCGGTAAAATCATTTAAATCATAATTACCATCTGTAATTTTTTCAGTACTATCATTTTTTACAACATTACCTCCATTGTCTTTTGCTTTATTGCAGATTCTCTTTCGGTAAAAACGTCAAGGAATATGCGAGAAGGACTAACAAATCATTAGGTGACGACAGAAAGAAGGAGAGAAGGGTTTAAAAAGGGAACTAATTCAATACAGGGTCTAAATGATCTATTAAGAATAATGTAAAATTCTTTAACGCCCTTATTATAGTCTTTCTATGTATGAATGCTAAGGAAAGGAGTCCTATAATACCTAATGTAAGAAAATAAAGCCATAGTGAAGCATACCATGGAGATGAAAAGGAAACGTAAATGTTTTTTACTGATAGTAGTATTGAACTATCATAAAGTCTAGTACTAACTCCTGATAGAAAAACGCTGATATTTTTTACTGCTAATGGTGATTCTATTGCATTTTGTAATTTTATTGTAGTTGAATGGTCTATAGAATGAAGGTAAAAAGATAAGCTAAAAAACACTAAAGAAACAAGACAGATAACAAAAGACTTCTTCATAAGAAAAATAAAAAATCTCTTTTTTAAATTTTTACCATATATACTGAAATCCTTGAACTAACTGTCCATCAAGTAGTTCAGTTATTGTTGGATTACCTTTAGCTTGTGCCTCTGGATAAGTCATAATAAATTCTGTGGCATAACCGTAAGGTATTGATACTCCTACTCCGTATTGTACTGCGACTGCTTTTATAAATAATCAGAATGGTGAAATTACCTATCAATTTGAGAAGCAATATTCTCCATTTAATCCGTCTATAACCTTAGAAGGTCTATAAGGAAATTTTTTATTGGTCCTTATATGCTATATACATGATTCATTTCGTCTATTTTGATAGTAGTGGTCTCAATATTAGTTCTTGACAAGCTCCGAATGTTACAACAGGATTCAAATTTTAAGTCCGTACTTATGAGTAATGCTTATTGTTATCTTAATTCTCTTAAATGGTATAATGAATTTATATAATTTATTTTATATTAACTAAATTCCTAACTATGCCTAGAGCTTCTATATTTAAATTTCAAATTCGTTTATAGCCTTATATCATATAGTGTATAGTAAAAAGTAAATAATACTTACTAATTATATTATAATTATATATTAGTTTACTGATTAGTATATCGAAAACATTCTTAAAAGGTTTTAATACAGTATTTCAGTTAAAAAAAGCTGTTCAATAGCCATATAAATTAATGACAACAAAATTAAAGTCTATAGATGAGATAATTAAAGTCTCAATCTATTATAAAGATATAAATGAAACAATAGGATTAGAGTCACCGGTATGTTATCTTACCGGTGGTGGCGGTGGTGGAGGAAGCGGTGGAGATCCAGAAGGAATGAGTTGCGGATATCCTACATCGTCCTGTTGGTCTATTCCGTATCCTAAATATCCTAAAAAGAGGTGACCAATTATGGTAAGCAATAATGAAAAAATTTTTTATTTAACTATTATGTCGTCAAGTTGGTGTAATTTTAGATGTATATATCGTTTTGAAAATAACTATTTTAAAAAAGAAAATATAATAACTTCACAAGACACTATTTTTAGGATAAAATTATTCATAAAGAATACATTAGAGAAAAAATTATTCAATAGAATACATATAACTTGGTATGGAGGAGAGCCATTATTAGATTTTAAAACTATTATAGATATTATGGATTATATTATTAATCTATCTAAGACATATAATATAAAAATATCTTCAGACATTCTTACTAATGGATATCTACTAGACTTATATAAATTTACGGAATTAATAAAAAGAAATGTAAATATATTTCAGATAACAATAGATGGATGGAAAGATACTCATGATAAGCTAAGACCATTATTAAATAACGGTACGACTTTTGATAGGGTATTTAACAATTTAATTCTAACAAAGAATATTAAGGAAAATTTCATAATGATTATACGATC
This genomic window contains:
- a CDS encoding radical SAM protein, with amino-acid sequence MVSNNEKIFYLTIMSSSWCNFRCIYRFENNYFKKENIITSQDTIFRIKLFIKNTLEKKLFNRIHITWYGGEPLLDFKTIIDIMDYIINLSKTYNIKISSDILTNGYLLDLYKFTELIKRNVNIFQITIDGWKDTHDKLRPLLNNGTTFDRVFNNLILTKNIKENFIMIIRSNITQTNIYSIKKFLNVISIYLSNDKRYYFSFFIIKRSGSKNDDKLDFIDREKRNFVLKDLYNYAFSLGLNVLSNTLLYQMGTIPTKYGMCGAVYPYSITIRNDGKIFKCPMTVLLDNEAVGYLDKDGSLIIEEEKINRWAKYINSKIGCPRLAEFGEM